From one Azospirillum sp. TSH100 genomic stretch:
- a CDS encoding glycosyltransferase, translated as MIRRRVSTVIACHNRRDLTLRCLESLEVAARQAPGLAVETILVDDGSTDGTAAAVAERFPAVRIVTADGSLWWAGAMALGLRACSPEFDFQLWLNDDVVLRPDALARLVETHDRRVREHGRPLIVVGSVLSTEDGSVTFGGGRRNGVHPLRSVRLPVDDLPQDCELVNGNVLLVPREAALRLGGIDPVFAGVQSMADTDYGLRALALGIDPVVAPGWSGHCDRDTRPPPWRDADLSLLARLRAVTGPRGRPWRAWFVFARRHGGPLWPVWWAAPLVKGVVAALVPDSRTDRRVLLVEGVVPDYRLGLMRELAKSTDPRFVVYHGDGQAGLTAAGSAAALPIASHRGRNIFWPRFCGGRFAWAAGSTAALGGRFDAVCVGLHTHDLGVWAICLARRLTGRPKVMISGHFALSEPGSCLLGMVRRRLRGFLARCADAVLPYTEEGARECQTAGIPATRIFTCVNSVDVEQARAALAALPATVVDAVRRRHGLPDGPVFLFVGRLYPAKRVDAAIAAMSVLADRGVGASLLVIGSGVDEGRLRTLAAELGTVRFGSAEFDPEALAALFNLATAVVVPGSVGLVAAHAAAHGVPLIACRAGTPHGPEFAYLDDGENCLLTDAVDSVAIAAAMERLAKDPDLLSRLRRGAWRTGDRLGVGRAADAYVTAARHAIGLAGTAS; from the coding sequence ATGATCCGCCGCCGCGTCTCGACGGTGATCGCCTGCCACAACCGGCGGGATCTCACGCTCCGTTGCCTGGAAAGCCTGGAGGTCGCGGCGCGGCAGGCGCCCGGTCTCGCTGTCGAAACGATCCTGGTGGATGACGGCTCGACCGACGGGACGGCGGCGGCGGTGGCGGAGCGCTTTCCCGCCGTGCGCATCGTCACGGCCGACGGCAGCCTTTGGTGGGCTGGGGCGATGGCGCTTGGCCTGCGGGCCTGCTCCCCGGAGTTCGATTTCCAGCTCTGGCTCAATGACGATGTGGTATTGCGGCCGGATGCTCTGGCGCGGCTCGTCGAAACCCATGACCGCAGGGTGCGGGAGCATGGACGGCCCCTGATCGTCGTCGGTTCCGTGCTGTCGACGGAGGACGGATCGGTGACGTTCGGCGGCGGGCGGCGCAATGGAGTCCATCCGTTGCGGTCCGTCCGGTTGCCGGTGGACGATCTCCCCCAGGACTGCGAACTGGTCAACGGGAACGTCCTGCTGGTGCCGCGCGAGGCGGCCTTGCGCCTGGGCGGGATCGATCCGGTGTTCGCCGGCGTGCAGAGCATGGCGGATACCGACTATGGATTGCGGGCGTTGGCGCTTGGCATCGATCCGGTGGTTGCGCCGGGCTGGTCCGGTCATTGCGATCGCGACACCCGCCCGCCGCCCTGGCGCGACGCGGATCTTTCCCTCCTCGCCCGTCTGCGGGCAGTGACCGGCCCCCGCGGCCGGCCCTGGCGCGCCTGGTTCGTCTTCGCCCGGCGCCATGGCGGTCCGCTGTGGCCGGTCTGGTGGGCCGCGCCGCTGGTCAAGGGTGTGGTGGCGGCGCTCGTCCCGGACTCGAGGACGGACCGTCGCGTCCTTCTGGTGGAGGGCGTGGTTCCCGACTATCGTCTTGGCCTGATGCGGGAACTGGCGAAATCGACCGATCCGCGTTTCGTCGTGTATCACGGGGATGGACAGGCCGGGCTGACGGCGGCGGGCAGTGCTGCGGCGTTGCCGATCGCCTCGCATCGTGGCCGGAACATCTTCTGGCCGCGCTTCTGCGGCGGCCGCTTCGCCTGGGCCGCCGGCAGCACCGCCGCCCTCGGCGGCCGTTTCGACGCGGTGTGCGTCGGCCTGCACACCCATGACCTGGGCGTTTGGGCGATCTGCCTCGCCCGCCGCCTGACCGGACGGCCCAAGGTGATGATCAGCGGCCATTTCGCGCTGTCGGAACCGGGTTCCTGCCTGCTGGGGATGGTGCGGCGACGGCTGCGCGGGTTTCTTGCCCGCTGCGCCGACGCGGTTCTTCCCTACACCGAAGAGGGCGCGCGGGAATGCCAGACCGCCGGCATTCCCGCCACCCGCATCTTCACCTGCGTCAACAGCGTCGACGTCGAACAGGCGCGGGCGGCTTTGGCGGCTTTGCCGGCGACGGTGGTCGACGCTGTCCGTCGCCGGCATGGGCTGCCCGATGGGCCGGTCTTCCTGTTCGTCGGCCGGCTCTATCCGGCCAAGCGGGTGGACGCCGCCATCGCAGCCATGAGCGTGCTGGCGGACCGTGGCGTCGGGGCCAGCCTGCTCGTCATCGGATCCGGTGTCGACGAGGGGCGTCTGAGGACCCTGGCGGCAGAGCTGGGCACCGTGAGATTCGGATCGGCCGAGTTCGATCCCGAGGCCTTGGCGGCGCTTTTCAACCTCGCCACGGCGGTGGTGGTGCCCGGTTCGGTCGGACTGGTGGCGGCACATGCAGCAGCGCATGGCGTGCCCCTGATCGCCTGCCGCGCGGGAACCCCGCATGGACCCGAGTTCGCCTATCTGGACGACGGTGAAAACTGTCTTCTGACCGACGCCGTCGATTCCGTCGCGATCGCGGCGGCGATGGAGCGGCTCGCCAAGGATCCGGACCTGCTGTCCCGACTGCGCCGGGGGGCGTGGCGCACCGGCGACAGGCTGGGGGTGGGACGCGCGGCCGATGCCTACGTCACGGCAGCCCGCCATGCCATCGGCCTTGCGGGGACGGCATCGTGA
- a CDS encoding polysaccharide deacetylase family protein — MADRRPSAPLLTTSWDDGHPLDMKLAEMLLRHGVTGTFYVPARNRPDRPVMAAADLRELAAAGFEIGSHTADHRRLPGLSREDAGRQMADGRAALEDILGMAVHGFCFPGGRAGRWGRSLARELGFSHARTTRMLCADPGPDPFAMGTSAQIYPHRPAALLRNWLRHGGGADRLAMLRALLLPGDGDRAVRLGGVLAALADRTARGGGILHVWGHSWEIEAQGLWGALDRALAAAAAAYPVESRVVNRVLATAWPAASQKSSPRGCFP; from the coding sequence ATGGCTGATCGGCGTCCATCGGCTCCCCTGCTGACCACATCCTGGGATGACGGTCATCCGCTCGACATGAAGCTGGCCGAGATGTTGCTCCGCCATGGCGTGACCGGAACCTTCTACGTACCGGCGCGGAACCGGCCCGACCGGCCGGTGATGGCGGCGGCCGACCTGCGGGAACTGGCCGCCGCCGGATTCGAGATCGGATCCCACACCGCCGACCATCGCCGCCTGCCGGGACTGTCGCGGGAGGATGCCGGACGCCAGATGGCCGATGGGCGCGCCGCGCTGGAGGACATCCTCGGCATGGCCGTGCACGGCTTCTGCTTTCCGGGCGGCCGGGCCGGGCGTTGGGGCCGCAGTCTGGCGCGGGAGCTTGGATTTTCACACGCCCGGACCACCCGGATGCTGTGCGCCGATCCCGGTCCCGATCCCTTCGCCATGGGGACGTCGGCGCAAATCTATCCGCACCGGCCGGCGGCGCTCCTGCGCAACTGGCTGCGCCATGGCGGTGGGGCCGACCGGCTGGCGATGCTGCGCGCCCTGCTGCTGCCGGGCGATGGAGACCGGGCCGTGCGTCTCGGCGGGGTTCTCGCCGCTTTGGCGGATCGGACGGCGCGTGGAGGGGGGATCTTGCACGTGTGGGGCCATTCGTGGGAGATCGAGGCTCAGGGACTGTGGGGGGCGTTGGATCGGGCGCTGGCGGCGGCGGCGGCGGCATATCCCGTTGAAAGTCGCGTGGTCAATCGCGTGCTCGCAACCGCCTGGCCGGCGGCCTCCCAGAAATCGTCACCACGAGGCTGCTTCCCATGA
- a CDS encoding AAA family ATPase, translated as MTSADHLASRHHDDPARHALGLMGELDFKQTLITLWRRRYYILLLTVIAGSVAWLLVSRIQPVYMATAEVMIDSRRTRILDIKEILSQLSPQLVTVTSEVEVLQSRTLATRVADALNLYDDPEFNTALRPKQPSLFDFASLREGVDQLREMLSLEAPAPVEPTPAEAEALKRDDVIERLRSGLGVSAIPQSMVIRISYRSNNPATATRIANAFAEHYITEQLEAKFQAVRYATGWLNERLDGLRRDLAKSEQAISTYRSTHNLLESSGVPATQQKLTELNSRLVETQTKRAEVTARIARLEATGRAGRGAGADDLLDSSFLSRLREQEATLAGQASDLASRYGTRHPQIAKINAELGEIRSKISTEIGRLIQGQRSELAVLQDRERSMTREIREIETLSLSQNKAEIGLRELEREAQANRILYETFLSRFKETDQQETIQQPDARIISFSERPRSPTSPKKFMLIMAATLAGMMSAIVLVLLVEKFDNTIRTKDQLEQLTGLPALGLVPQINVPGGNVAAYIVERPASSYAEAFRIAWFAIRHPPDRPEPKTLVITSTVPDEGKSLTSLSIGRTAAMLGLKVLLVDADMRRASISAKVGKTSDLTLAEVLTEGVDFRSAVMRDPLTDLDILAAKPGGWKPVDMLAMTDAVHRTMQAMREAYDLVVFDCPPVLSVADVQILARHADATLFCLRWNTTPRESVLAGIRMLKDAKAKFAGVLLTRVNVRKHASYGYRDMGYYYGKHRNYYTN; from the coding sequence ATGACTTCTGCCGATCATCTCGCATCTCGGCATCACGACGACCCGGCGCGGCACGCCCTGGGACTGATGGGTGAACTGGACTTCAAGCAAACGCTGATAACCCTGTGGCGGCGGCGCTACTACATTCTGCTTCTGACGGTGATTGCCGGAAGCGTCGCCTGGCTTCTCGTTTCCCGCATCCAGCCGGTCTACATGGCGACCGCGGAGGTGATGATCGACAGCCGGCGGACGCGAATCCTCGACATCAAGGAGATCCTGTCCCAGCTCTCCCCTCAACTGGTCACGGTCACCAGCGAGGTGGAGGTTCTCCAGTCACGCACGCTCGCCACGCGGGTGGCCGATGCCCTCAACCTCTACGACGATCCTGAATTCAACACGGCTCTCCGGCCGAAGCAGCCGTCGCTGTTCGATTTCGCTTCGCTGCGGGAGGGCGTCGATCAACTGCGGGAAATGCTGTCGCTGGAGGCACCGGCTCCGGTGGAGCCGACGCCGGCCGAAGCCGAAGCGCTCAAGCGCGACGATGTGATCGAAAGGTTGCGCAGCGGATTGGGGGTCTCCGCCATTCCGCAGTCGATGGTCATCCGCATCTCCTACCGGTCGAACAATCCGGCCACGGCGACCCGCATCGCCAACGCCTTCGCCGAGCACTACATCACCGAGCAGCTCGAGGCCAAATTCCAGGCGGTCCGTTATGCCACCGGCTGGCTCAACGAACGGCTGGACGGATTGCGCCGGGACCTTGCCAAAAGCGAACAGGCGATCAGCACCTATCGCTCCACCCACAATCTTCTGGAAAGCAGCGGGGTCCCCGCCACTCAACAGAAGCTGACCGAGCTGAATTCGCGTTTGGTGGAGACCCAGACCAAAAGGGCCGAGGTGACGGCCAGGATCGCGCGGCTGGAGGCGACAGGCCGTGCTGGGCGGGGGGCGGGGGCCGACGACCTGCTCGACTCCTCCTTCCTCTCCCGGCTGAGGGAACAGGAGGCGACGCTTGCGGGGCAAGCCTCGGACCTTGCGTCGCGCTATGGCACGCGCCATCCCCAGATCGCCAAGATCAATGCCGAGTTGGGGGAGATCCGCAGCAAGATCTCCACCGAGATCGGCCGGCTGATCCAGGGGCAGCGCAGCGAATTGGCCGTTCTCCAGGACCGCGAACGGTCGATGACCCGCGAGATCCGGGAGATCGAGACGCTGTCCCTGAGCCAGAACAAGGCGGAAATCGGTCTGCGTGAACTGGAGCGGGAGGCCCAGGCCAACCGCATCCTCTATGAAACCTTCCTCAGCCGCTTCAAGGAAACCGATCAGCAGGAGACGATTCAGCAGCCGGATGCCCGCATCATCTCCTTTTCCGAGCGTCCCCGGTCTCCCACCTCGCCCAAGAAATTCATGCTGATCATGGCGGCCACATTGGCTGGAATGATGTCGGCCATCGTTCTGGTGCTGCTGGTCGAGAAGTTCGACAACACCATCCGGACGAAGGACCAGCTGGAGCAGCTGACCGGCCTGCCGGCGCTCGGACTCGTGCCGCAGATCAACGTGCCGGGCGGCAATGTCGCCGCCTACATCGTGGAACGCCCGGCCTCCTCCTATGCCGAAGCGTTCCGCATCGCCTGGTTCGCCATCCGCCATCCGCCGGACCGTCCCGAACCGAAGACCCTGGTCATCACCTCGACGGTACCCGATGAAGGCAAAAGCCTGACGTCGCTGTCGATCGGACGAACCGCCGCAATGCTGGGCCTGAAGGTGCTGCTGGTCGATGCCGATATGCGTCGTGCGTCGATCAGCGCCAAGGTGGGGAAGACGTCTGATCTGACGCTGGCCGAGGTGCTGACCGAGGGTGTCGATTTCCGCAGCGCGGTGATGCGCGATCCCTTGACCGATCTCGACATCCTGGCGGCAAAGCCCGGCGGCTGGAAGCCGGTGGACATGCTGGCCATGACCGACGCGGTGCACCGGACCATGCAGGCGATGCGCGAGGCCTATGATCTGGTCGTCTTCGATTGCCCGCCGGTCCTGTCGGTCGCCGATGTCCAGATCCTGGCGCGCCATGCCGACGCCACCCTGTTCTGCCTGCGCTGGAACACCACGCCGCGGGAAAGCGTGCTTGCCGGGATCCGCATGCTGAAGGATGCAAAGGCGAAGTTCGCCGGGGTGCTTCTGACCCGCGTCAATGTCCGAAAGCATGCCAGCTACGGCTACCGCGACATGGGATATTACTATGGCAAGCACCGCAACTATTACACCAACTAG
- a CDS encoding class I SAM-dependent methyltransferase, producing MMRFLAKVAIQRLIGAIPGGAARYDRTRRHRILSNLREITAQKHAVAERYLEILQAAGGTEANALTDHLEIGGGWLPVIPLVLHRHGLARQTITDVARLMRPEDAAAAAAMIDRLVPAAVPLSPETGESPDDWLRRLGIAYRAPLSVPLPFPDAGFDLVTATQVLQYPSPDRLRAIHRDAARLLRPGGLYLLSIELTDLYHHFDPTLPRFHFLRYSDAAWRRWFDNPYTPLNRLRAVQHRALLEEAPFDILFWETTGGGPDDIADLRRAPPHADFSSLPEHELACDGLIALARRR from the coding sequence ATGATGCGATTTCTGGCCAAGGTGGCGATCCAGAGGCTGATCGGTGCGATTCCCGGCGGGGCCGCCCGCTATGACCGGACCCGCCGGCACCGGATCCTGTCCAACCTGCGGGAGATCACGGCGCAGAAACATGCTGTTGCCGAGCGCTATCTGGAGATTCTGCAAGCAGCCGGCGGGACGGAGGCGAACGCGCTGACCGACCATCTGGAGATCGGCGGCGGCTGGCTGCCGGTCATTCCGCTGGTCCTGCATCGCCATGGGCTGGCCCGGCAGACGATCACCGACGTCGCCCGTCTGATGCGGCCGGAGGACGCCGCCGCCGCGGCCGCGATGATCGACCGGCTGGTCCCGGCCGCCGTACCGCTTTCCCCGGAAACGGGTGAATCGCCGGACGACTGGCTGCGACGGCTGGGGATCGCCTATCGCGCTCCGCTGTCGGTTCCCCTGCCGTTTCCCGATGCCGGGTTCGATCTGGTCACGGCGACCCAGGTGCTGCAATATCCGTCGCCCGACCGGTTGCGCGCCATCCATCGCGACGCCGCGCGGCTGCTGCGCCCCGGCGGCCTCTATCTGCTGTCGATCGAACTGACCGATCTGTATCATCATTTCGACCCGACCCTGCCGCGCTTCCATTTCCTGCGCTACTCGGACGCGGCATGGCGGCGCTGGTTCGACAACCCCTACACCCCGTTGAACCGGCTGCGCGCGGTGCAGCATCGCGCCTTGCTGGAAGAGGCGCCGTTCGACATCCTGTTCTGGGAAACCACCGGCGGCGGCCCCGATGACATCGCGGACCTGCGGCGCGCCCCGCCCCATGCCGACTTCTCGTCGCTGCCCGAGCATGAACTGGCGTGCGATGGGCTGATCGCGCTGGCGCGCAGGCGCTGA
- a CDS encoding O-antigen ligase family protein, whose translation MDGEFFQQFPGILPGLAAVLGFPAMAVLATVFWEVGVVAVLAMSLLETQLGIDIGFQIMGYTVSSFDLVAMGLLIAAFFRILLAGRLTGTQGLWLIILGYEGLCFVSGVNSFGLQPAVSFYRQHLYVAAALSYSLTIPWTVERLERLVQIWLIAATTLAVLAAGEWLLGGVIPRGADWTLGATYAFDQVRVLPAASALILAQAGLAGLAVWSQIRATLAARTLSILLLLVSLSLFHRSVWVVALVGLGTLLASSRRWLIRLAPFLLLGCIGLLLLWMLYQGMGDSLLTLAVQSAFEEPFSQESSLGWRITGWTLLLERVYSSGWPTILFGAGYGAGYDRQIGWTIVSQSPHNFYIAALLDTGLIGVGLWVYGFIRIAAGLLRRLPAMLDRWRPCLVSLLTTIVVYDLPYNHLSEQGVLLGALAGAAAAGARARSSGPRTAGLVSRTPEPSDGGKPAGSAAGRS comes from the coding sequence ATGGACGGTGAGTTTTTCCAGCAGTTTCCCGGCATCCTGCCGGGGCTTGCCGCCGTCCTCGGCTTTCCGGCGATGGCGGTATTGGCGACCGTCTTCTGGGAAGTCGGGGTCGTCGCCGTGCTCGCCATGAGCCTGTTGGAGACGCAGCTTGGCATCGACATCGGCTTTCAGATCATGGGCTATACGGTGTCGTCGTTCGATCTCGTCGCGATGGGGTTGCTGATCGCCGCCTTCTTCAGAATCCTCCTGGCGGGACGGCTGACCGGCACACAGGGTCTATGGCTGATCATTCTGGGATACGAGGGTCTGTGTTTCGTCAGTGGCGTGAACAGCTTCGGACTGCAGCCGGCGGTAAGTTTCTATCGTCAGCATTTGTACGTGGCCGCGGCCTTGTCCTACAGCCTGACCATCCCCTGGACGGTCGAGAGGTTGGAGCGGCTGGTGCAAATCTGGCTGATCGCGGCGACGACCCTGGCGGTTCTTGCCGCCGGTGAGTGGCTTCTGGGCGGAGTCATTCCGCGCGGCGCCGACTGGACCCTGGGAGCGACCTACGCATTCGATCAGGTGCGGGTGCTGCCGGCCGCCTCGGCGCTGATCCTGGCTCAGGCGGGGCTGGCCGGACTGGCGGTCTGGTCACAGATCCGTGCCACCCTGGCGGCGCGGACGCTGTCGATCCTTCTGCTGTTGGTATCCCTCAGCCTGTTTCACAGGAGCGTCTGGGTGGTGGCGCTCGTCGGTCTCGGCACGCTGCTGGCGTCGAGCCGTCGATGGCTGATCCGGCTGGCGCCGTTCCTGTTGCTGGGGTGTATTGGCCTGCTCCTGCTTTGGATGCTGTACCAGGGCATGGGGGACAGCCTTCTGACGCTCGCGGTCCAGTCGGCGTTCGAGGAACCCTTCTCCCAGGAGAGCAGCCTTGGCTGGCGCATCACCGGCTGGACGCTGCTGCTGGAGCGCGTCTATTCCAGCGGCTGGCCCACGATCCTGTTCGGGGCGGGATACGGCGCCGGATACGACCGCCAGATCGGATGGACCATCGTGTCCCAGTCGCCGCACAATTTCTATATCGCGGCCCTTCTGGATACCGGCCTGATCGGCGTCGGCTTGTGGGTCTACGGCTTCATCCGGATCGCCGCCGGCCTGCTGCGGCGGCTTCCAGCCATGCTCGACCGCTGGCGGCCCTGCCTCGTTTCGCTGCTGACGACCATCGTCGTCTATGATCTTCCCTACAACCACCTGTCGGAACAGGGCGTCTTGCTGGGCGCGCTGGCCGGGGCCGCGGCGGCTGGTGCCAGGGCGCGATCCTCCGGCCCCCGGACAGCCGGTCTGGTGTCGAGGACGCCCGAGCCTTCGGACGGCGGGAAGCCCGCCGGCAGCGCGGCGGGCCGGTCATGA
- a CDS encoding class I SAM-dependent methyltransferase, producing the protein MMARIAVLYRLTLDLLLPERAVVRRFIAVHLAAHLAEAGQPPAPGLDIGAGPDPYGSALRRALGPGARIITVDIGPGDRVQARADAQRLPFADRSFSVVMACHLLQHVTDPRAALAEAARVMVPGGLLLVVHPFITLQGQDRDLWRWTLDGMTVEVERAGLTPVAALPVGGPLYALASIAASVPGRVLVGRPPVGRPLVGHGQGWRSGRSPADAVRLALSLALAAPFHMLARLLEPLDRALWPRAPFHAGGILLARKVDHG; encoded by the coding sequence ATGATGGCCCGGATCGCCGTCCTCTATCGCCTGACGCTCGACCTGCTGTTGCCGGAACGGGCCGTCGTCCGCCGCTTCATCGCCGTCCATCTCGCCGCCCATCTTGCGGAGGCCGGCCAGCCGCCGGCGCCCGGACTCGATATCGGCGCCGGCCCCGACCCATACGGCTCGGCGTTGCGGCGGGCGCTCGGTCCGGGGGCGCGGATCATCACGGTCGACATCGGCCCCGGCGACCGGGTCCAGGCGCGGGCGGACGCGCAGCGCCTTCCCTTCGCCGACCGGAGCTTCTCGGTGGTGATGGCGTGCCATCTGTTGCAGCATGTGACGGATCCGCGGGCCGCGCTGGCGGAGGCGGCGCGTGTGATGGTTCCGGGCGGCCTCCTCCTGGTCGTCCATCCCTTCATCACCCTCCAGGGGCAGGACCGTGATCTCTGGCGCTGGACGCTCGACGGCATGACGGTCGAGGTGGAGCGGGCCGGCCTGACCCCGGTGGCGGCGCTGCCGGTCGGCGGCCCCCTGTACGCGCTGGCCAGCATCGCGGCTTCGGTGCCCGGCCGTGTGCTGGTTGGCCGTCCGCCGGTCGGCCGTCCGCTGGTCGGCCATGGGCAGGGCTGGCGGTCCGGCAGGAGTCCGGCCGACGCCGTCCGGCTGGCGCTTTCCTTGGCTCTGGCGGCACCGTTCCACATGCTGGCGCGGTTGCTGGAGCCGCTGGATCGGGCGCTGTGGCCGCGCGCGCCGTTCCATGCCGGCGGCATCCTGTTGGCGCGGAAGGTGGATCATGGCTGA
- a CDS encoding glycosyltransferase family 4 protein — protein sequence MRVLLSAYACAPGRGSEPGLGWGWATALVEAGHETHVLTRRRWRTEIESALAGVPRAGLHFHYHDLPSWLDVCFRALGGPGKRLRYCLWQVAARGRVRSLGSAVRFDVAQHVTFAQFWSPCALTEAARLGVPFIWGPVGGGETEPAAFWPGLGMRAALWEAARWLLHRASPWLPWARATAAACRLAVAATPETAECLVRLGARRVIVRSQVALETDRLEVLASLAGTVPQAAPASVIFLGDLLPHKGARLALEAVAGLSCAWRLDIIGDGPDRAWLERRAVRLGIAGKVVFHGRLPQDAAWRLMAAGRVLLLPALHDSGGFAVAEAMAAGVPPVCLALGGPGAMAAEGGIAVPAPGPAEAVRGLTQALRSLIEEPARWQALSLLARGNARDRFGWPAAIGAVHGATGLGIGQPDGLAENGP from the coding sequence ATGCGGGTGCTGCTCTCCGCCTATGCCTGCGCGCCCGGACGCGGCTCCGAACCCGGTCTGGGCTGGGGATGGGCGACCGCCCTGGTGGAGGCCGGCCATGAGACCCATGTGCTGACCCGCAGGCGCTGGCGGACGGAAATCGAAAGCGCTTTGGCGGGCGTGCCGCGGGCGGGTCTGCATTTCCACTATCACGACCTGCCATCCTGGCTGGATGTCTGCTTCCGTGCGCTCGGCGGTCCCGGCAAGCGGCTGCGCTATTGTCTGTGGCAGGTGGCGGCGAGGGGAAGAGTGCGCAGCCTGGGGTCGGCCGTCCGCTTCGATGTGGCCCAGCATGTCACCTTCGCCCAATTCTGGTCGCCCTGCGCGCTGACCGAGGCGGCGCGGCTGGGGGTTCCGTTCATCTGGGGGCCGGTCGGCGGCGGCGAGACCGAACCCGCTGCCTTCTGGCCGGGCCTGGGGATGAGGGCCGCGTTGTGGGAGGCGGCGCGCTGGCTTCTGCACCGGGCATCCCCCTGGCTGCCATGGGCGCGCGCGACCGCCGCCGCCTGCCGCCTCGCGGTCGCCGCCACGCCGGAAACCGCCGAGTGTCTGGTCCGGCTGGGCGCGCGCCGGGTGATCGTCCGCTCCCAGGTGGCGCTGGAGACGGACCGGCTGGAAGTGCTGGCATCCCTGGCCGGAACGGTTCCGCAGGCCGCCCCCGCAAGCGTCATCTTTCTCGGGGATCTGCTGCCCCACAAGGGCGCCCGGCTGGCGCTGGAGGCCGTGGCCGGGCTGTCCTGCGCGTGGCGGCTGGACATCATCGGCGACGGTCCCGACCGTGCCTGGCTGGAACGCCGGGCCGTGCGGCTCGGCATCGCCGGCAAGGTCGTGTTCCATGGCCGTTTGCCTCAGGACGCGGCATGGCGGCTGATGGCCGCCGGACGGGTGCTGCTGTTGCCGGCGCTGCATGATTCGGGAGGTTTCGCGGTGGCCGAAGCGATGGCCGCCGGCGTGCCGCCGGTCTGCCTTGCGCTGGGCGGGCCGGGAGCGATGGCGGCGGAGGGGGGGATCGCCGTGCCGGCGCCCGGTCCGGCGGAGGCGGTTCGCGGGTTGACCCAGGCCCTGCGCAGCCTGATCGAGGAACCGGCGCGCTGGCAGGCTCTGTCGCTGCTGGCGCGCGGGAACGCCCGCGACCGTTTCGGCTGGCCGGCGGCCATCGGCGCCGTTCATGGCGCGACGGGCCTTGGGATAGGGCAACCGGACGGTCTGGCGGAGAATGGGCCGTGA
- a CDS encoding sugar transferase translates to MVAVPLTSVSERRRGTGWAPLVLALADLLLLEAVVAFGVVVRSLLSVWLPIGIGPEVYSGAMVAVGCILAGYWLAGLYPGYGLTGVERLRLRTIVTAIGFGSLILFDYIAQNGQWSRGILLIAAATCLIAGPIADALTRGVLVRRGMWGAPAAVFGPPEHRRRVIDRLTEQPGIGWIPVYEADDPVPVKGASFAVFAVPSIESLNVETIDHLPYRGMILVLSGVEEWQNLWVSARDVGAWLGLEMRRNLLVGLNMAIKRGVDLALVLTVGVWAVPIIAVFALLVRIVSPGPAFFLQWREGQGGRLFRIIKLRTMRVGADTDPSLSPSSSSSSSSDVREQTVTHRPRGMKRPNDPRIIPGLGHFMRRFSIDELPQLLNVLRGDMSLVGPRPLPAYHIAALDPASCRLRRMVRPGLSGLWQVSGRSLSTLAEQQALDSYYVRNWSIWLDFHILARSVAIVLTGRGAW, encoded by the coding sequence ATGGTCGCCGTTCCGTTGACCAGTGTGTCCGAACGCCGGCGGGGAACCGGATGGGCGCCATTGGTTCTGGCCCTGGCTGACCTCTTGCTTCTCGAAGCGGTGGTGGCCTTCGGCGTCGTCGTACGATCTCTTCTCAGCGTCTGGTTGCCCATCGGCATCGGGCCGGAGGTGTATTCGGGCGCGATGGTTGCGGTAGGCTGCATCCTCGCCGGATACTGGCTGGCGGGCCTCTATCCAGGCTATGGACTGACCGGGGTGGAGCGGCTGCGCCTGAGGACCATCGTCACGGCCATTGGTTTTGGAAGCCTGATTCTGTTCGACTACATCGCCCAGAACGGACAATGGTCGCGCGGCATCCTCCTGATCGCGGCAGCGACCTGCTTGATTGCCGGGCCGATCGCCGATGCGCTGACGCGCGGTGTGCTGGTGCGCCGTGGCATGTGGGGGGCGCCCGCGGCGGTGTTCGGCCCGCCGGAGCATCGCCGCCGTGTCATCGACCGATTGACCGAACAGCCGGGCATCGGCTGGATACCCGTGTACGAGGCCGATGATCCGGTTCCGGTGAAGGGCGCCTCCTTCGCGGTTTTCGCCGTTCCCTCCATCGAATCCCTGAATGTCGAGACGATCGACCATCTCCCATATCGCGGCATGATCCTGGTGCTGTCCGGTGTCGAGGAGTGGCAGAATCTCTGGGTTTCCGCACGCGACGTCGGTGCGTGGCTGGGACTGGAGATGCGGCGCAACCTGCTGGTCGGGCTGAACATGGCGATCAAGCGCGGCGTCGACCTGGCGTTGGTTCTGACGGTTGGGGTGTGGGCGGTGCCGATCATCGCCGTTTTCGCCCTGCTGGTCAGGATCGTCTCGCCGGGCCCGGCCTTTTTCCTGCAATGGCGGGAAGGGCAGGGTGGCCGGCTCTTCCGCATCATCAAACTGCGCACCATGCGCGTCGGTGCCGATACGGATCCGTCGCTGTCGCCTTCGTCGTCGTCGTCGTCGTCGTCGGACGTGCGGGAGCAGACCGTCACCCATCGGCCGCGCGGGATGAAGCGTCCCAACGATCCGCGCATCATTCCCGGCCTGGGGCATTTCATGCGACGGTTCAGCATCGATGAGCTTCCGCAGCTGCTGAACGTCCTGCGCGGGGACATGAGCCTGGTGGGACCACGGCCCTTGCCGGCCTACCATATCGCTGCGCTCGATCCGGCGTCGTGCCGTCTCCGCCGCATGGTCCGTCCCGGTCTGAGCGGCCTTTGGCAGGTGTCCGGGCGGAGCCTCAGCACTTTGGCCGAACAGCAGGCGCTCGATTCCTACTATGTCCGAAATTGGTCGATCTGGCTCGATTTCCATATTCTGGCCCGCAGCGTGGCCATCGTGCTGACAGGGCGGGGTGCATGGTGA